GAGTCAGATGAATGAAATCACTTAATAGGGCAGCACAAGTTGTCATTGAGCTTCTCATGGTGGTGAAGACATGCAAACAAGACTAATAAACAATAAACTCCAAGAAAGTCAAACATCAAGAAATAGTACAGCAAGGAGGCATTGACCTTCCATTTTGGTAAGAACCCTCTTAACAGCTCCAACACAGCCTTCACATGACATACCAACCTTAAGGACGACGGTCTGCAAAACAGAATTACATCGATTATGCAGAATACCATAAACATCTTCAAGACTAGCATCTTAGACCAATAGTTTGTCACCAGATCCAACGTAGCAGAGAGTTGTTGGCTAAAATTCAGAGGAGAAAAGGAAGAAATAATACAGGGATATGAATATGAAGACGACAACTGTATTGAACTAAAAAGAAGCATCTGGTCCTTCGGTTTTTCAAAGTATTAGAAAGGAGTCTATATACTGTACATCAACAAATCACTGGAGATTAAAACATCACCAGAAAAGAAGCCATAGTTTttcaaagaaacaaaataaaattacaaaatctaataccacaaaaaaaaaaactattagtCACGGTAATGAAAAGAAGGGATCAAATTTGTCCCATACAAGGTCCTTAGTGCTAAGCAGTTTTCATGTTGAATGTTTCAAATTAAAAAAGGTAATGCAAAAGGTATTCCCATCACAATGAACTGAATGTGTGGCAAGCGAAATAATGGGCATCTTGATGAGCAAAGTACAAAACTAATGGGCTAACTCATGCTAAAGAAGCAACCAAACAAATTCTGTGCAATCTGTTATAACCCTAAGTGGTGAAGCCACGAGTATTTTGATGTGTTGTTGAATAAATTTAAATTGGGCCTTGTGGTGTTTTACTTTCttatgtgtttaagtgtgcaaggACTCAAGATAATAGACAAGTATCCAATGGCTCAGGATCTAGTGGAGTACGGTAAAGGGTGGTATGGGGCACTCGAGGGATTGGAAAGGATGAGGAATATTGGAGACAGCAAGACCTTAGCAAGaaaggagccgacaggctcggtgcattcgaTGGATAAGAAATTACAGAAGAGTACTTCGGTGGAGCGATAAGGATGGCACGAGGAGTGAGCATTCGAGAGATAAGAAACAGGAGGAAGCATGCGTAAAGTAAGATGGTGAGATGAGAGATTGAGTGATCTATATTCAACGAGGGCAGACTCAATCTTTGGCGGAAGTCAACTAAATCAGAAGTTTGACCGAAAAAAGGTTTTCGATCGACCGGACCAGTAGTTTGCTCAACCAACGTACAGGATAAATATTTATATGCTTCCAGTTTATCGTTGGAGCTCTATCGGTTGAACGGACAACAGGATCGAGCTATTGGAACCTACGTGGAAGCTGATCCAGCAGCAAGGATCCAATGTAAGCAGGATCGGGCAATCGGAGAACACGTGGCAGCAAATCCAAAGAAGTCTTCCAATGCTGACCAAGTTTCGATCGAACGACAAGTTATTAGTTGACCAAAAGGGTGCAATGTCAGCAAAGGGATGAGCGAGGACGTCGAATAGATGAGCTTTGTCTGCCACATCATCAATGTTTGATCGACCAAACATGTCATGTCAGCAGCCCAACAAAAGGCTACAAAAGGAGGCAAGGAGCTCTATTCAAATAACAACACACATTTGAATACCTTGTGTTCCTCAGTGCTTTcaagttttctttctctattgtaattagttgtaagagacttctccgcctccggcacTTTACCGAGGAGAAGGATAGCGAACAGTTGCTTCCTGTGTTAAGAACCAAATAAATCTCTTGTGTCCATCTCTTtatgtttgtgtttattttactTAATTAATGTGTGTCCTTTTTTAGCCGTtagcaagagaaatagaaattttaattgcAGGTATGCTATTCACCTCTCCCTTCTAGCGACCCGAATCACTTCCACAGCACCAACACGATCATTATTCACAGCTATAAAAGTcaatgatgtgcatagattatatacacttttatgcatgttttgacgcacattcacatagtTTATTTGCACTTGATATATCCACTTTTATACCACTTATCATATTTTtaacataattactcttctttgtcggagatatgttctttgtgtgttttcttgttGGTAGGATGTGCTATTGGAACGAAAACGACGCTTGTAGACACGGACAACAAACGAAGAAAAAGGCCAGCCGTGTGAAATCCACACGACCGTACCACATGCCAAAGAGGGAGAAGGCTCCagtcgtgtgaacccacacgaccgtgccataaAGCAGAGCCAAAGCAAACCCCGGTCGTGTGGagtccacatggtcgtgccaatgaAACAGAGAAGAAGCAACCTATGGCCGTGTGGAATTTCAAGAGACGAAgcaggccacgaccgtgtgaatccacacaatCGTGCCACCGAACTAGAGGCAAGGCAGCTTCCGGcagtgtggattccacacgatcGTGGCACGGGTCGTGCCCAGCTCTATTTAAGGGGAGTTCTTCCCCTTTTCAGGGGGAGGAGGATTCTCCCCTTGGGGAGAACCAACTTGGACGAGATTTGGACTTCTTTAGTGCTATCTTGGACGATCCGAAGCCGAATTTAACGTCTCCATCACTCCAGAAGcttggattggatccgaagaccactcTTTGTATAGGATAAgtcttcttccctttctcttcttgagTTTAGGTGTTTTTGGCTTAGATCTTTATGTGTTTGGATTCTTTCTTCCTAGTTATGGAGTAGATATCttattctaggattaagagagTAGTTGTGATGTGAATTGATATAAAACTCATGGATTTGCCAATATCCTAtatatatgacatgctatgccttgtatctatttgatcttatgtgtatAGTGTGTTTGAGCTTACttttcatgtttgattgaatgtctGTGTGGAATTGCTAATCCCGTATGGGGaatgccctagatcgtatgaccaagGGACCATAGTGATAAGGATATCCCATTTCTAGACATCTAGGACATTGCCTTGAAAGGAGAAATGATTTTCCAGAAGTAGGGAATTGAACATAATTGTTATTTCTATCTCTATATTGTTGAATGTTAGTGTATTTTGTGATTTAAGACCGAAGTGCCCTAGAGACAAAGGTATCCCGTTactaggaatcacttccatttagtagcataggatatAGATTAAGATAGCATTCCAGCTTGACCTCCGTGGGGAAGagccggtaatgaatctaacttcctacaagtgcaTAGGAATAGAGGATGGGCGATAGGTGATCTATGATACATTGATTAgcatcacaatgaaactgaacccCTAGAACATTTTCCAAACCAAATTCCTCAACActatttctctttctctctttctcttacttTCCTTTACATTTATGTTTACAATCCTAAATCTTttaatagtttagctaattcgttgTGCTTAGATTCTAGTGCTTATatccagtccctgtgggatcaatatttttattatttgatgacACCCGTATACTTGCGTAcacacatcaagtttttggcaCCTTTGTCGGGGACTGCACATATAACATTAGTTGATAAGCACTTGAGTTACTCTAAGCTTGTTTTCTTTCACATTTTATAAATATTTctacaattttattttttagatatatCTTGCACTTGCTTACTTTTAATTTTGCAATTTTCTtcttacaattaaaattttgcaCTTTGATTTTTGTTTCTATATTCGAAAACTCTAGTTTTCTCTGCATTTAAATTCTGAGATTGGAATTTATTGTAATCTTGTTCTTGCATGCGAAAATCTAATATTGCAGGAGATCTATTTCCACTTGATCCTAAAATTGATAGAATCTATCGAAGAAGAAGAAACCTGCAAagataacaagaagaacaagcatcATCTGAAATGGCAATCAAACCTTTTAAGGATTACGTAGCACCATATGCTCATGGACTTCAGTCTAGCATCATCAGCCCATCTattgaagcaaataattttgcaataaagccTGCGATAATTCACATGGTGCAACAACACCAGTTTGGCAGTGGACCACATGAAGACCCAAATCAGCACCTAGAGGTATTTTATGAGATATGTGGGACAATGAAAATGAACAGAGTCTCGGCCCGTGAGATTAAtattgtttagtttttctttgagagatagagccaagTTGTGGCTTACTTCTATGCTTGCAAATAGTATCACATCATGGGAGCAGTGTGAACAATTATTccttgacaaattctatcctTCAGGCAAAATCGCACACATACAAAATTTGATTGCTAGTTTCAGACAAGCTGACACAGAATCTCTATATGAACTTGGGGATAGATTCAAAAATATGCTCAGACTTTGCCTTCACCATGGACTAAAGAAATGGTTAGTCATCCACACATTTTATAACAACATCAACTACCATATTAAAGTGTCTCTCGACTCTGCTGCTGGAGGGACACTAATGAACAAAGGTCTAGATGAAACTGAAGAAATTATTGAGAGTGTGGCTCTtaaccaccatcagtgggcatcTGAAAGAGGTGGAAGCTCTTTTTATGGAAACCCAACtaaagcatcagggaaatttGATGTTGACACAATAACTCTTATGTCAGCAAAGATTGATGCCTTAATGAAGAAGTTAGAATCAATAGGAATTGGCACAGTGAACACCATTGTAGGAGTATGTGATACATGTGGAAGTGCGGAACATGTGCAAGAAGCTTACCAACTTGGGGTCATATCTTCTCAACTTGAGAATTTCATGCAATGCGATGTCATAACAAGCTTTAACCCCAAGCAAGGAAATCCATACTCCAATACTTACAATCCGGGATGGAGGAACCACTTGAATTTCTCATACAAGAACAACCATGACCGAGGCCAACCCATTAGTCAAAGGCAAAGCTACCGGGACAATCACTAGACTATTTTCAATAACAACAACATCCATCAAAAGGCTATCAATAATCAAGAATCGAAAAGTTGTTTGAAGAGGTTCACGCAGCTCAAATGGAAATGAAAAATGATCTCTAGCAACTTAATCAAATAATGaaaaattctgaaaagcatcagaAAATTCTAGATAGTCAAATAGCCCAATAACTTCATCTACAAGAGCACCCGGGGTTTTCTAGGAAAAGCAAATGTGAATCCAGTTGAACATTGTAATAGAATTAAGCTCTGGAGCGGATCCCCAAGTCAACTCCCAAAGGGATTGATACTTTAGGAGATCTCTCTCCTTCCTCACCGAACTTAGGTGAAACACAAAATGAGGAGGAGATTACCAAGAAGGTAGAGACTCTTCCACCACCTACTCAAAGTAAAACAGTCTCTTTTCCTAAAAAATTGGCCATgataaagaaggatgaagaattcaACAAATTTTTGGAGGAAATTAAAGAACTTTGCATTGATGTTCCATTGATAGATGCAATTCATCAAATGTCAAAGTTTGCTAAGTTCTTGAAAGAGATCACAACAACCTGAAAAAAGAAAGAAGGACATGAGACCGTGACATTAACCGAGGAATGTAGTGTGTtgattctgaatatggtaccgcCCAAGCTACAAGATCTCAGAAACTTCTCCATCCCTTGTAAGATAGGGACTACTACTTTTGATAAAGTTTtatgtgatttgggggcaagtgttagtctCATTCCCTATACTATTTGTAATAAGCTAGGTCTGAAAAACTTTAAACTCACCACTATGACATTGCAATTAGCTGATCATTCATACAAGTACCCTATGGATATAATTGAAGACGTGTCAATAGTAGTGAGTGATTGCACCATACCCACTACCCACTGATTTAATAGTGCTTGATATGGAGGAGATCCGAAAATCCCAATCATATTGGGACGACCATTCCTTGCCACTACAGGAACTGCAATTGATGTAAAAAATCATAAATTATCTTTGGTGATAGGTAAGGAAATGTTAGAATTTGAATTATCTAAATCTTTTGACCATATCAAAAACAGGGTAGATGCACAccaacttgaggaatggaatttccatcctcatgggcaGTTGCCTGATGTCGTTCCTAGTCCCGCAATGGAGGAATGGAGGCCCCAAACAAAAATCAAAAATATATTTGTCCGCCAAGGGCAAAGAAGATTTTGAAGCACCAACCTTAGGAGGGGGAGCCATCCCTCCATGGGTATAGTTCGTAATGAATGGAAgaggggtcgagctaaagacctaaaacaagcacttTTTGTAAGACAACGTAAGGATTCTATTCTGTTTAGTTTgtaattttctttctttattagttGTTTTATtcgtttttaattttgttttcaggtgTTATACAATCTCCACAAGCGGGTTATGATCCCCTCATGGGCGTGGATGCGTCGACGAAGTTGAAGATGAGAAAAGTCATAGAAGAACTCAACCCTCACACACCTCAAGGAgttggtcgtgtgaatccacacggccgtgtgaatccacacaactgtgtgactcaacccgagaggaaGCCGGGTGAGGCCGTGTCATTTGACATGGTCGTGTAACCCCAACTAAGGCGAAGAAGACTCAGGCCGTGCCAAATGACACGGACGTGTGAAGTTCCGCCCAACCCAACCGTGTCTTTAAGACACGGTCGTGTTGTGCCCGTGTCCGCCGCCACATTACCCCAAACACCCCTTTCTCCACCTCTTCTCCAGAATTCTTTTCCTTGACATCTCTATTCACCTCCTTCATTCACCTCTCAAATTCTTCACCAAGGATTCTTAGATCTCATATCTttaagatctagatctagatttaggtttagatctaaacttaaatttaaaaatcctcTTCTACTTCTACAACTTCAAGCTGCCTCATCTCCCTAGATCTATCTCTTCTCACAAGAtctctcttctttcttcctcAATAATCACCTTTTCCAACAGAACTTTTAAATCATGTCCGGCCTTTTAAAGAGAATTCGGCGAGGAAGCGGGGGTTCAAGCTAAGGAAAAGATTCAAGGAGGGACAAAGGCAATGAGAAAGCAACttcaaagggcaaaggcaagcggAGTACACGTGATGAAGGTAACAACAATGAGtatcatattatttttagaaatgatgAACAAAAATCTAGATATGATTCTCTTGTTGCTAGAAAAATTATTTGCACTAGATACATAGATCCTTCCGCCATTGAAATTTTAGGAATCAAGGTGAATGTTGATTGGTTGATTAATGCTTTTGATTGGAATAATATCATGTATACATTTCACCCAATATTTCCCCGCCTTGTCTttaaatttttaagctcaattgaGGTCCACTCACTTTTGATGATGATTAGTAAAATCAATTTTAGATTGATGAACCAAGGATTTCAATGGGCACttagtgatttcaataattattttggcATACCTACCGGTGGATCTTGCAGGTTTGCTTCGATTTTTAGTTGGAATGATTTTTGGACTTCTATTACCAGGTCAAATGATCCTTATAaaccctctagagctaaggcttcCCACATGCAAAACCCCGTATTTAGATACCTCCACCGGGTAATGAGCAAAACTATCTTTGGTAGAGGGGAGAGTGACAGGGTAGTTAGAAAGATGGAACTTTACTTCTTTTAGTCAATGTTTAATAAAGTTGACTTTGATAAcaattttcattttttgcaaacccTTGCGAAATCTAAGAAAGCAACCTCGGGGTTAATAGTTTTTAGcggattgatcacccaaatagcTATAAATTTAGATTGTGAACTTAATGATTTAGAGATTATTCATGGCAACCACAGGATCAATATCGATACATATATAGCCATGAAAATGATATGCCGGGGTGAGAATGACTTTGCTTTTATGAGGAATGGATGTTCATGACCTCTACCTTGCCCCGAGCGCACTACAATTCGCAACCCAGCCAACTAAGTTATTACTGGTATAGCCCCCGaggttcctccttcctttttggaaatcctTGAAACTTCGACATCTAGACATCCGCAGTCGTCCGAACATCCGAAACCTGCTAGACACTCTTTTGCCTAAGGTACGGGTCCCTCTAGATTCGATTTCTCATATTACCGTGTCTCTTTGGAATCGCTTCATAAGAAGCAATATCCCAACGACACATGTTGGACGGTCGAATTGTCTACCAGTCAATTCCAGGAGATACGGGATCATTTTCAGTTTCAGAGAAATTTTCAAGGCCAGGTGGCCGAATTTGTTCAAGACTACAACAGCGAGGATGAAAGAGTTTATGGATGTCATGGATATCACTAGACATCAAGTGGATACTCTTTACCACTACTATGAGTACATTGGTCAGCTCCTGGTATGCCTAGTTTCCCTTCCGACCGACGAGGATAAGGTCCTCCCTTCCCCCACCTCCACCAGTATATTGATTTTATCgggataatgaaaagtttaagtctggaggGGTGTTGTACATAGTGTGATTTCCTTTCTTTGCGgttcttttctttgtatttttagcattttttttttacttgttttcatCTTCAATTTTATTTTGCATTCTTGCTTGTTTTCATGTTAGTGTTTTTCAGTTTTTTTGCTTGTTGTTTTGTGGCATTTCGAGAACATCAATCCTCACATTACTGACTTGTCTAATAGCAAAGTGATTAGCACGTTTATTTCTTCATTCATGTTGTTGTGGAGATAATGCTAGTATATTTAGTGGACatcttttctctatctttagtagcatgaagtgaACTAAGTATTGTAAGAAGATAAATTTaggttttggcctaaccttaaggttCTTACCTTCATTTCACTTAATTTTGAATAGTAGATAACtttggaatagtcatgattcatctgaaTTGTCTAGTACTTTGGTTCTTATGATAATTTCTTAgattatattttggttactagatgaacTCGGATAATGACAACTcacttggaaaaatcaaaatccctacatttacattatatttgCATATGTGATTAGTGTTTCACCTTACAAAGCAcaaaaaaaattcatttcaataagggataaaaaataactatcgtgagtgaaaactaacaatttacTCCTTTAAGActaagttaggttactgggaaaataaatgttatatttctcttgattccgagtagtccTTCGAGACCTTGTGTAGTCTAAGAAATATGAACCaaatgtgtggcaggtaagtgtctatcaccgagaACATAAGGAATTTAATTGGATGACGACTTAATTAGgataaagattgaaacttgaaaatctTAGGTCACTTATTGCATCATGCACAAGAACTTATGCTTGGTCATATTTAGATTACTACATAATTATGCTCACAAATAAAACTAGTTAATTGAGTTAGGcaagtgcactagggattatgatgcattataagagcacatgaatttagattgtggcattttgcttgaggacaagcaaaggttcaagtctggaggtgtgatgtgcgtagattatatacacttttaataACATATGATATGGATTAAGATAGCATTCCGGCTTAACCTCCGTGGGAAAAAGtcagtaatgaatctaacttcctacaagtgtATGGGAATAGAGAATGGACAATAGGTGATCTATGATACATTGATTAGCATCACAataaaaccgaactcctagaacatttCCCAAACCAAGTTTCTCAatactctttctctctttctcttacttTCCTTTACATTTGTATTTGCAATCTTAAATCTTTCAATAGTTTAGCTAGTTCGTTGTGCTTAGATTCCAATGCTTATATCCGGTCCCTtgggatcaatatttttattatttaatgacACTCGTATACTTGCGGGCACACATCAGTCAAACCCTAATTGATATTTCTCATGTATTGCTAATCTTACTGTCTAGTTGAAATAAGTCATATCTTAACATTATTGAGAAACTAAGATCCTCACCAAATAAAATATTTGCTATCAGccatattttcaattttttttctaaacagcCAAAACAATTCAATTTAACAAAGCAAAACAATAGCACAATCACTTCATATCTTACTGTTGAATACTGGACAACAAAAGATCATCTTTTGCTTTGTGCTTTTTAGAAACGTGAATACTAAACGTAGGACAATTGACTCTATGCAATACCATTTTTGATCTGTTAaaaaaatcttgccatgtttcTGAGGAAGCTAATATATACAACTAATCATTCCATGGTATATATAAAATGTTACGGATTTTCCTATTTCCCTACATGAATCAATCCCTAAAACATGTAATTTTTGTACTTACCCGAGAGCTTTGTATGTAAAGCCAGAAAAGGGagggaaaaaaaatcttaagtaaAAATGGAACATCAACCCGCaatcaataaacataacaaaaatCCTCCTTTCCCCCTAAAAATTTGGTAGGTTAAGATTTGGAGCGTAACCATAAGCCAAGGGCAACCATCTCAAAGCCTAGTCTATATCCGATATTCCGATTTcatagagaaaagagagagacaacaacaacaaaaaaaaaaaaaaaagaagacaaaTCGATGGCGGAACCGATCACGCTCGGCATAGAGGGATTATACAACATAGATAAATAACTACGGGAAGCCCTAATGATCCGAATGCATTAAAAAGGAAACCTCAAATCAAGGAGACAAACTAGCCGGGGAAGATTAAGAAACTGTGAAATAAAATAGAGCAATCGATCCTTCGATCCACTCTTATTCCCGTTAAAGAGATCGAATGAATACCTGCGACATCGGGAAACAAAAAGGGGAAGGACTTGGGCAGTCGCAACGCAGAATTGGGGACGCGCAGTGGAAGTCCCAACTCTAACAATATCATTTTATCAAATTTCATTACATTTTCATTTCACTCCTATattttgtaaatattattttttcgcAGTCATTAAAAATGATTAGGGAGGGCCTGAGGGATGCAATGAATTGGATCTGCGAACTTTGTAGAGCAAAGTGATATTTACGAATCGAGGAGGAAATTGGCAATTTTTGAGTAAAACAGATCTGAGACGGCGAAACAGAGGATGCTTAAAGTAAAACGCCGTTTCAGGCGACGGAAGCGACGAGATATGCCGCCCCAAAATTACACCTAATTTAGTTATTTAATCACACGATTTTCCGCGGACACAGCCACCCGCCGCGTCACCCGCGCCCAAACCCCGCCGCTAAACGTCGTGTTCAGCCCCGGCGCAAACTTCACCGGCCGACCCGCGTCCGCAACCTCGACGTCGAACTGCTCCAACACCGCGACCACCACCTTCCGTATCTCCACCAACGCGAGCTCCTTGCCGAGGCAAACCCGGTTACCGGCCTGGAACACTGGGTACTTGAAGAGACTCTCCGCGGCGAACGCTTTCCCGCGGAGCCACCGCTCCGGCCGGAACTCGGCGTAGTCGGCTCCCCATATTCTCTCCATCCGCCCCATCGCGTAGGGGTGGTACACCACCCGCGTCCCCTGCCCCACGAAGGTCCCGTCCGGAAGCACGTCGTCTTCCACGCACCACTTGGAGTCGAACTGCACCGGCGGGTACAGGCGCATGCTCTCGTGGATCGCCGCCTGCACATAGTCTCGGCCGGAAGAGCTCATGTTTTCCCCGCCGGCGTTTATTTCCTCACCGATCCTCGCCGCCACTTGCGGGTTGCGCGCGAGGAGCAGGAAGAGGCCTGTAAGCGCGGAGGCGACAGCGTCGCGCCCCGCGAGGAGGAAGCTGACGACGATGTCGCGGAGGtactcgtcgtcgtcctccgccGTGCTCATGAACCGCGAGAGCAGGTCATGGCAACCGTCGTAACCCAGCTTCCGCCGTTGCCGGATGACCTCCTTCGCCAGCTCGTTGATCATCGAGATCGCACGACGCAGTTCCCTCTCAGACCCCACGTTAAGTATCCGCTTCAGCTTCCACACCGCCGGAGCCACCGAGGCGCCCCGCATCGCCGATAGTCTCGAAGCGGTGTCGAATGCCGCGGTGAACTCCTCCATTGGCACCGGAAGCTCGATACACCCTCTCTCGAGCCCAAACGAGATCCGGCAGATGGCGTCGAACGTGAACCTCCGGAACACGTCCTGCAAGTCGATAATGCTGCCGGTCTCGGCCGCCGCCGCGAGCCGCGGCAGTACGCCGGAAGCGATCTCCTCGGCGACGATGCAAGAGGCGTACTCTCGCACCTTGACGCTGCCGAGCGCGAGGCTGGCCATCTTGCGCTGTAAGCGCCAGGCGTCGCCGTCGACGTTGAAGATGCCCTGGCCGAGGAGGTCGCCGAGGATGGCGGTGAAGGGCTTGCCCTTGGGGAAGTTATCGAACCGGGTCCGGAGCATGTACTCGACGTTGGCGGGGTTGGCTGTCACCGTTTTGCCGAGCACGTGGATGCGGATGGTGCCGGTGGGCGACTTCTGCAGCAGGTGCGCGTACCAGTCGCTGAGGTTGTCGAACTCCACCGCCCACGAACCGCTCAGACAGGCCCGACAAACGCGGCAGCAGCACCAGGGGCGCTtctgcagcagcagcaggagaaGCGCGAAGGCGAAGAATCCTGCAGCGAAGGAGAGAAGGACAAAGGCGAGTTGGCTGGTTCCGAATTCCACCATTGCAGCTCTCGTTACTAAAGCACACTAGTTCACAGCTGGGCCTCCAGTGAGTGAGGCAACGACGAAGCTGGGCACTTGTTTATAATGGCGCGACCCGCAATAATTGATCTAATTGTGTGACATATTtgaagctttaaaattaaaacacGTGAAAAGGGTGGACCAatgtggtttttttttttaaatagtaagCACGAGGTGTTAATTCTGAGGATGACGGGTGACCTGTTGATCCCACGTAAGTTTGTATTGACGATCCAGATAAATCGAAAAAGTTTCACAATGGATATCCTCCGGTATTTCTAGATCAATCATTAAGCGCTTATAATAAATGATCCATCGtctcaatatttttaaattaactgtttattaaaataaatttattcacTAATTTATCCAAGTTAAATTCAATACTTACTGTTGGATCATTGTCCCGAGGAATCATGTGATTTTCATTTTTGTCAAATTTTCATGCACTGTTTTAAGGAATCTATTGTAACAAACGATAATCCGCTCACTTCATGGGTCCCTCACGGTCTTCATATTACGTAAGGGGAAATAAATTATGAATTAGTTTATAATCGACCGCAGATACTAAGGGACGAAAGTGTTTGAAAGAATCTAGCTGCTAGTTTTGTTAGGCGATTAAGGCACGAGGAAATCGTGATAAGAATTCAGAAAGAACATGGGAGAAGATGATTGGACACTGTCGGCCTAATTTTCATCTCAACGTGCCAATGCCAATACGACAGCGCAATGACTAGCAAATTTATTCATACAGTGAGTAGATGGACCCTCTGATCAGTGTGACAGTCAAAATTAAAAA
The genomic region above belongs to Zingiber officinale cultivar Zhangliang chromosome 11A, Zo_v1.1, whole genome shotgun sequence and contains:
- the LOC122031126 gene encoding cytochrome P450 94C1-like, which produces MVEFGTSQLAFVLLSFAAGFFAFALLLLLLQKRPWCCCRVCRACLSGSWAVEFDNLSDWYAHLLQKSPTGTIRIHVLGKTVTANPANVEYMLRTRFDNFPKGKPFTAILGDLLGQGIFNVDGDAWRLQRKMASLALGSVKVREYASCIVAEEIASGVLPRLAAAAETGSIIDLQDVFRRFTFDAICRISFGLERGCIELPVPMEEFTAAFDTASRLSAMRGASVAPAVWKLKRILNVGSERELRRAISMINELAKEVIRQRRKLGYDGCHDLLSRFMSTAEDDDEYLRDIVVSFLLAGRDAVASALTGLFLLLARNPQVAARIGEEINAGGENMSSSGRDYVQAAIHESMRLYPPVQFDSKWCVEDDVLPDGTFVGQGTRVVYHPYAMGRMERIWGADYAEFRPERWLRGKAFAAESLFKYPVFQAGNRVCLGKELALVEIRKVVVAVLEQFDVEVADAGRPVKFAPGLNTTFSGGVWARVTRRVAVSAENRVIK